A single genomic interval of Ovis aries strain OAR_USU_Benz2616 breed Rambouillet chromosome 9, ARS-UI_Ramb_v3.0, whole genome shotgun sequence harbors:
- the HHLA1 gene encoding LOW QUALITY PROTEIN: HERV-H LTR-associating protein 1 (The sequence of the model RefSeq protein was modified relative to this genomic sequence to represent the inferred CDS: substituted 1 base at 1 genomic stop codon), producing MPGFLLRGPLVRLCLDLTCVLSLFNTVSSFRGEAEKENVMIFLPTTVSSLREEERREKGIAFLDTTELPARSVDLSALNLTELVNGMLNRALKDSKNFFSLLSVTSYSSFAFHKFSVAIXNISNLKTVDPANFPTRYCYCLNNRTNDLSDFTALLVDVIGNSTSYLTEIFKSTSILAVSQTNGSDCIFICVMTGKSGRNLSDFWELVEKSPVINYTFTSNISGVLGESTRASALTSQLTPTSQQTLPRMSPPRGAQRPGVSALRTSSGTDTTPPSEEEQALNTNMLPEPPSRATPKATARATATLDMASPTLLASATRKVARTPRVTAHRQAQASTLPMPWAQVTSEKTPGGPPWETLPSLPTSPKAEETMNTRSLAQPPAGTAAAVGSPIQTSPASGPSTPGTQTPSPTKAPAPKYPQAGSLTAALIVMVKQGHVYLLVQSYLRPGVDVTGLGLHLPGCPELLPKEGAMTTAPLALTVQKLNPCLMELCRFFQQCLCTSQKKDPKMQAGRYCLDYYSWFLKNATYICQRVKRIFQSHTLKQKCLENICKSV from the exons atgccaggcttcctgctACGTGGTCCTCTGGTGAGGCTGTGCCTGGATCTCACATGTGTCCTGTCCCTTTTCAACACAG TGTCTTCCTTTAGAGGAGAAGCTGAGAAGGAAAATGTCATGATTTTCCTACCTACAACAG TGTCCAGCCTCAgagaagaagagaggagagaaaaggggaTTGCTTTTCTTGACACTACAG AACTACCTGCAAGGTCAGTTGATCTGTCCGCACTTAACCTCACAGAGCTGGTGAATGGGATGCTGAATAGAGCTTTAAAAg ACAGCAAGAACTTCTTCTCTTTGTTGAGTGTAACTTCTTACAGTTCATTCGCCTTCCACAAGTTTTCTGTGGCCATTTAAAACA TTTCCAACCTGAAGACTGTGGACCCAGCCAACTTCCCCACACGGTACTGCTACTGCTTAAACAACCGAACCAATGATTTATCAG ATTTCACCGCCCTCCTGGTGGACGTCATTGGAAATTCTACCAGCTACCTCACAGAGATTTTTAAGTCAACTTCCAT TCTTGCAGTGAGTCAAACGAATGGATCCGACTGCATCTTCATCTGCGTGATGACAGGAAAGTCAG GACGGAATCTTTCTGACTTCTGGGAGCTGGTGGAAAAGTCCCCTGTTATCAATTACACATTTACCAGCAACATATCTGGTGTTCTGGGTGAGT CTACCAGGGCGTCAGCCCTGACTTCACAGCTCACACCCACAAGCCAGCAAACACTACCAAGGATGAGCCCCCCACGTGGAGCCCAGAGGCCTGGAGTGTCCGCTCTGAGGACCTCTTCTGGGACAGACACAACGCCTCCTTCAGAGGAAGAGCAGGCCTTGAACACAAACATGCTTCCTGAGCCTCCCAGCAGAGCCACACCCAAGGCCACGGCCAGAGCCACAGCCACCCTGGACATGGCCTCTCCCACCCTCCTGGCCTCCG CTACTAGGAAGGTGGCCAGAACTCCACGGGTGACGGCCCACAGACAGGCGCAGGCTTCCACTCTACCCATGCCCTGGGCTCAGGTCACCAGCGAGAAAACTCCTGGAGGGCCTCCCTGGGAGACCCTTCCCTCCTTGCCTACATCTCCTAAGGCCGAGGAGACTATGAACACAAGGAGCCTTGCCCAGCCTCCTGCCGGGACAGCAGCCGCAGTTGGCAGCCCCATCCAGACCAGCCCAGCCTCAG GtccatccacccctggcacacAGACTCCAAGTCCTACCAAGGCTCCAGCCCCCAAATATCCGCAGGCAG gATCTCTCACAGCAGCTTTGATAGTCATGGTGAAGCAAGGCCATGTTTACCTGTTGGTCCAGAGCTACCTGAGACCAGGG GTTGATGTGACTGGTCTGGGATTGCATCTTCCAGGGTGTCCTGAGCTGCTCCCTAAGGAGGGGGCTATGACCACTGCTCCCCTCGCGCTGACAGTGCAGAAGCTCAACCCTTGTCTGATGGAGCTGTGCCGCTTCTTCCAGCAATGCCTCTGCACGAGCCAGAAGAAAGATCCCAAGATGCAGGCTGGGAG GTATTGTCTTGACTATTATTCCTGGTTTCTGAAGAATGCAACATACATCTGTCAGAGGGTGAAAAGGATATTCCAGTCACACA ccttaAAACAAAAATGCCTTGAGAACATCTGCAAGTCTGTTTGA